The Penaeus monodon isolate SGIC_2016 chromosome 33, NSTDA_Pmon_1, whole genome shotgun sequence genome includes a window with the following:
- the LOC119594330 gene encoding probable E3 ubiquitin-protein ligase HERC3 codes for MYKHVYLLSSSHLINSNRSNKLCVDETDLAGCETLKQVEDVATFVAVCSKPLANAALAQVAAGKHHSVFVTESGEVFTSGSNAGGQLGHEGAHNPRVPRRVMEPLSRSQVVKVACARDLSLAVTEDGRVYSWGGGEGVSEPSPPKEEVIAFEEPRTRTQDNFKNFVRPMLVSLKQGTRGKVLSIAASRELVLLCHKS; via the exons ATGTAC AAACATGtatatttactatcatcatcccaCTTAATTAACTCCAACAGAAGCAACAAGCTGTGTGTGGATGAGACAGACCTGGCTGGCTGTGAGACTCTGAAGCAGGTGGAGGACGTAGCGACGTTTGTGGCTGTGTGCTCCAAGCCTCTAGCCAATGCTGCTCTTGCCCAGGTTGCTGCGGGAAAACACCACTCCGTCTTTGTTActg AATCGGGGGAGGTGTTCACTTCAGGATCCAACGCAGGAGGGCAGCTGGGACATGAGGGTGCCCACAACCCACGTGTACCTCGACGTGTGATGGAGCCACTGTCTCGCTCACAGGTTGTTAAGGTTGCCTGCGCTAGGGACCTTTCACTTGCTGTCACAGAAG ATGGCAGAGTGTACTCctggggaggtggagaaggagtaAGTGAGCCCTCCCCCCCTAAGGAAGAAGTCATAGCCTTTGAAGAGCCTAGGACAAGAACACAAGATAACTTTAAGAACTTTGTGCGCCCTATGCTGGTATCCCTGAAGCAGGGCACAAGAGGGAAGGTGTTGTCAATAGCAGCATCCAGGGAGCTTGTCCTTCTCTGTCACAAGTCATAA
- the LOC119594331 gene encoding serine/threonine-protein kinase Nek8-like yields MVLDQNVKIRDRKQGTTPGGNQCYLSPELCQEKPYNQKSDIWALGCVLYEMLTLKRAFEAETIPALIMKIMRGIFAPIHPRYSAEMRSLVHLLLHMDPAQRPNIHQVISQPLIFPTLFKLHADLGMVRCVSRPLRLSSVGTRTRSSRGSEDSTDREKNEGEKKGVNEETRSVDKEVVKQPAFYRLAPSTTVLRGHPPMGGCSATCTIPSLPRTGHQRTSQVRAGE; encoded by the exons ATGGTACTTGACCAAAATGTAAAGATAAGAGATAGGAAG CAAGGCACAACACCGGGGGGAAACCAGTGTTACCTGAGCCCAGAGCTGTGTCAGGAGAAGCCCTATAACCAGAAGAGTGATATTTGGGCCCTCGGTTGTGTCCTTTATGAAATGCTGACTTTGAAAAGAGCTTTTGAAGCTGAA ACGATACCAGCCCTGATCATGAAAATCATGCGAGGGATCTTTGCCCCCATCCATCCACGCTACAGTGCTGAGATGCGCTCCTTGGTCCACCTGTTGCTCCACATGGACCCTGCTCAGCGCCCCAATATTCACCAGGTGATCAGCCAGCCCCTCATCTTCCCCACACTATTCAAGCTGCACGCTGACTTGGGGATGGTGCGCTGTGTGTccag ACCCCTCCGTCTTTCGTCAGTGGGCACACGCACCCGTTCCTCGAGGGGGAGTGAGGACTCCactgatagagaaaaaaatgagggtgaGAAGAAGGGAGTGAACGAGGAAACGAGGAGTGTCGACAAGGAGGTGGTGAAGCAACCCGCATTTTAT cgTCTGGCCCCGAGCACAACTGTCCTGCGCGGGCACCCCCCCATGGGGGGTTGTTCTGCCACCTGCACCATCCCCTCACTTCCCCGG ACCGGACACCAGCGCACCTCCCAAGTCAGGGCAGGTGAatag
- the LOC119594332 gene encoding serine/threonine-protein kinase Nek8-like: MYRCPKNEIAWSTHLGATLRLPSLKGGREPLPEEDVLNLFCQLVLGMLHIHESKILHRDIKSNNILLDRSHRVVKIGDFGISKILSSKSKAHTVVGTPCYLSPELCQEKPYNQKSDIWALGCVLYEMLTLKRAFEAEVRSDF; encoded by the exons ATGTACAG GTGCCCAAAAAATGAG ATTGCATGGAGTACGCACCTGGGGGCAACCTTACGACTACCTTCGCTCAAGGGGGGAAGGGAACCTCTACCAGAAGAG GATGTGTTGAACCTCTTCTGCCAACTGGTGCTTGGGATGCTACACATTCATGAGAGTAAAATTCTTCATCGAGACATTAAGTCAAACAACATTCTGTTGGACAGATCGCATCGTGTTGTTAAGATTGGTGACTTTGGTATCTCAAAAATCCTGAGTAG TAAAAGCAAGGCACACACGGTTGTGGGAACCCCATGTTACCTGAGCCCAGAGCTGTGTCAGGAGAAGCCCTATAACCAGAAGAGTGATATTTGGGCCCTCGGTTGTGTCCTTTATGAAATGCTGACTTTGAAAAGAGCTTTTGAAGCTGAAGTAAGATCAGATTTTTAA
- the LOC119594368 gene encoding NADH dehydrogenase [ubiquinone] 1 beta subcomplex subunit 7-like, protein MGNVVAQAIGDRSTTPDHKSEPTFDPLYGFSSGRKEREMVATQEEMESAKLPLKYRDYCAHKAITYQACRQKVWPFVYQCAHEKHDYLNCQYDDYILRMKEHERERRLLERAKRKAAKAAREEEE, encoded by the exons ATGGGCAACGTGGTGGCGCAGGCTATCGGGGATCGGAGCACTACGCCCGATCACAAGTCGGAGCCCACCTTCGACCCGCTCTATGGCTTTTCGTCgggcaggaaagagagag AGATGGTGGCAACACAGGAAGAAATGGAGTCAGCCAAGCTTCCCTTGAAATACAGGGATTACTGTGCTCATAAAGCCATTACGTACCAAGCCTGCCGCCAGAAGGTGTGGCCATTCGTGTACCAGTGTGCCCACGAAAAGCACGACTACCTCAATTGTCAATATGATGA TTACATACTGAGAATGAAGGAGCATGAGAGAGAGCGCCGGCTGCTGGAACGTGCCAAGAGGAAAGCTGCAAAGGCTGcacgggaagaagaggaataa
- the LOC119594367 gene encoding methylcrotonoyl-CoA carboxylase beta chain, mitochondrial-like — MLSRRFCRFYPSLSRYYKGQRDYHNDTANVVGSEPDRSSPEFQENETRMAALVDELRGRIHHISLGGGEKAIQRHKSKGKLLVRERIGNLIDPGTPFLELSQLAGYQLYGKEEVPAGGIITGIGKVSGVECMIVGNDATVKGGSYYPITVKKHLRAQEVAQENNLPCVYLVDSGGANLPRQADVFPDRDHFGKIFFNQANMSSKGIAQIAVVLGSCTAGGAYVPAMADESIIVRRQGTIFLGGPPLVKAATGEEISAEDLGGADLHCGKSGVTDHYALDDTHALHLARRVVRTLNRTKVPQVSLRDVKEPIFDPHDLYGIVGDNLKKTYDVREVIARVVDGSEFDEFKARYGDTLICGFARLYGYPVGIIGNNGVLFSESAVKGTHFIELCCQRKIPLIFLQNITGFMVGRDAEAGGIAKNGAKMVTAVACAKVPKFTVVVGGSYGAGNYGMCGRAYGPRFMYMWPNSRISVMGGEQAAGVLAQITREQRRREGKEWTEQEEQALKAPIIKRFEAEGSPYFSSARLWDDGVIDPVETRHVLGLSLSASLNAPIPKTDFGVFRM, encoded by the exons ATGTTGAGTAGACGATTTTGTCGTTTTTATCCGAGTCTCAGTCGCTATTACAAAGGACAGAGAGATTACCACAATGACACAGCGAACGTCGTCGGTTCAGAACCAGACAGGTCGTCGCCGGAATTTCAG GAAAATGAGACCCGGATGGCAGCTCTGGTGGACGAACTCCGGGGACGGATCCACCACATTTCACTTGGTGGCGGGGAAAAGGCCATCCAGAGGCACAAGAGCAAAG GGAAGCTCTTGGTGCGAGAGAGGATCGGCAACTTGATTGACCCTGGGACCCCATTTCTGGAGCTGTCACAGTTGGCTGGATATCAGTTGTATGGCAAAGAGGAGGTACCGGCTGGAGGCATCATTACTGGTATCGGCAAAGTATCAGG GGTTGAGTGTATGATTGTGGGCAATGATGCCACAGTGAAGGGAGGGAGCTACTATCCCATCACAGTCAAGAAGCATCTACGAGCCCAGGAGGTCGCACAGGAGAACAACTTGCCATGTGTCTACCTGGTGGACTCTGGCGGTGCAAACCTCCCTCGGCAGGCGGATGTCTTCCCTGACCGTGACCACTTCGGTAAGATCTTCTTCAACCAGGCCAACATGTCTTCCAAAGGGATTGCACAG ATTGCTGTTGTTCTTGGGTCTTGCACAGCAGGAGGAGCCTATGTGCCTGCAATGGCTGATGAGTCGATCATCGTGCGTCGGCAGGGAACCATTTTCCTAGGGGGTCCTCCTCTTGTCAAGGCAGCCACAGGAGAGGAGATTTCGGCTGAGGACCTTGGAGGAGCAGATCTCCATTGTGG GAAATCAGGGGTGACGGATCACTATGCCTTAGATGACACACATGCCCTGCATTTGGCTCGGCGGGTTGTGAGAACTCTTAACCGCACCAAAGTACCTCAG GTATCTCTGCGTGACGTGAAGGAGCCGATCTTTGACCCCCATGACCTCTATGGCATTGTGGGTGACAACCTCAAGAAGACTTACGATGTCAGAGAGGTCATTGCACGTGTTGTGGATGGATCAGAGTTTGATGAGTTCAAG GCTCGCTATGGTGACACACTAATCTGTGGTTTTGCTCGCCTATATGGGTATCCTGTGGGCATCATTGGCAATAATGGTGTCCTGTTCTCCGAGTCCGCAGTGAAAGGCACTCACTTCATTGAGCTTTGCTGCCAGAGAAAAATACCACTGATCTTCTTGCAAAACATTACTG GCTTCATGGTTGGCCGAGATGCAGAGGCTGGAGGCATCGCTAAAAATGGAGCCAAGATGGTCACAGCTGTGGCCTGCGCAAAGGTCCCCAAATTCACTGTTGTTGTTGGAGGTTCGTATGGGGCTGGCAACTACGGCATGTGCGGCAGAGCCTATGG GCCACGCTTCATGTACATGTGGCCCAACAGCCGCATCAGTGTGATGGGGGGAGAGCAGGCAGCAGGTGTCTTGGCACAGATCACAAGGGAACAGCGACGTCgcgaagggaaggag TGGACTGAGCAAGAGGAGCAGGCACTCAAGGCCCCCATTATCAAACGCTTTGAGGCTGAGGGATCTCCATACTTCTCCAGTGCTCG TCTCTGGGACGATGGAGTGATCGATCCTGTGGAAACAAGGCATGTTCTAGGCTTGTCCCTGTCTGCCTCTTTGAATGCTCCCATCCCCAAAACGGACTTTGGTGTATTCAGAATGTAA